The following coding sequences lie in one Brevibacterium marinum genomic window:
- a CDS encoding DEDD exonuclease domain-containing protein: protein MSIPFDRAPTATTDTQLSFDSLGAPLHEVTFVIVDLETTGTSAGKSEITEIGAVKTRGGEVLGEFQSLVKPEESVISPFVARLTGITHAMVDDAPSIRSVLPSFLEFSLGSVLVAHNAPFDIGFLRSACERLDYHWPQPTVLDTVTLSRRVVGRDEVRNHKLSTLAAHFGTEVSPDHRALSDARATGELLHRLLERFGGYGITTLEDLAAVRQAGWAKRQAKSHLAKGVPAEPGVYMFLDGTRRVLYIGKSGNMARRVRGYFNASENRGRMAEMITAAQEVSCLPCAHALEAEVREIRLIGELAPPYNRRSKNPERNSWIVLSDEEYPRLSVVRSTTALEKSSAIPLGPFRSRKSAQAVKELLDTLYPVKRCTARVTAATLAAHRPCVSSQVGQCGGPCAGVTDRQTYLSGIADLFDAMGGDFSSLRRLCTQRMTRLASEARYETAAEVRDAMRSAMSTAARAESAQALRAVPEILAHSPGPDGGLDLAVIRHGKLAAASHVRGSRAVADSSAAIRATAEWVPAPGPFPADTDSLPEETRVLSQWLQTATLITEQGAWSLPRSGANFHAQESGTVRLGDAV from the coding sequence ATGTCCATCCCATTCGACCGAGCGCCCACAGCAACAACGGATACCCAACTGTCATTCGACAGCCTCGGCGCCCCGTTGCACGAGGTCACCTTCGTCATCGTCGACCTCGAGACGACCGGTACCAGCGCCGGAAAGTCGGAGATCACCGAGATCGGCGCCGTCAAGACCCGCGGGGGCGAGGTCCTCGGTGAGTTCCAGTCCCTGGTCAAGCCCGAGGAATCGGTGATCAGCCCGTTCGTGGCACGGCTGACCGGCATCACTCACGCCATGGTCGATGACGCGCCGTCGATTCGCTCGGTCCTGCCGAGCTTTCTGGAGTTCTCGCTCGGCTCGGTCCTGGTCGCCCACAATGCGCCCTTCGACATCGGCTTCCTCCGCTCGGCGTGTGAGAGGCTCGACTACCACTGGCCCCAGCCGACCGTCCTCGACACGGTCACCCTGTCCCGACGAGTCGTGGGCCGCGACGAGGTCCGCAACCACAAGCTGTCGACTCTCGCCGCCCATTTCGGAACCGAAGTCTCACCCGACCACCGAGCACTCTCCGACGCCCGGGCGACCGGCGAGCTGCTCCATCGTCTGCTCGAGCGCTTCGGCGGATACGGGATCACGACGCTCGAAGATCTGGCCGCGGTCAGACAAGCCGGGTGGGCGAAGCGGCAGGCCAAATCGCATCTGGCGAAGGGAGTGCCGGCCGAGCCCGGTGTGTACATGTTCCTCGATGGAACCAGGCGGGTTCTCTACATCGGAAAGTCGGGAAACATGGCCCGCCGTGTCCGTGGCTACTTCAATGCGTCGGAGAATCGCGGACGGATGGCTGAGATGATCACGGCAGCCCAGGAGGTCAGCTGCTTGCCGTGCGCCCATGCGCTCGAGGCCGAGGTTAGGGAGATCCGCCTGATCGGGGAACTCGCACCGCCGTACAATCGCCGGTCGAAGAATCCCGAACGCAATTCCTGGATCGTTCTCAGCGATGAGGAGTACCCGCGTCTGTCGGTCGTACGCTCGACCACGGCCCTTGAGAAGTCATCGGCCATACCCCTGGGCCCGTTCCGATCCCGCAAATCGGCCCAGGCGGTCAAGGAGCTCCTCGATACTCTCTACCCCGTCAAACGCTGCACGGCCAGGGTCACAGCTGCGACGCTCGCCGCGCACCGTCCATGCGTGAGTTCACAGGTCGGTCAGTGCGGAGGCCCCTGCGCAGGCGTGACCGACAGGCAGACGTACCTGTCCGGCATCGCGGATCTCTTCGACGCCATGGGCGGAGACTTCTCCTCGCTGCGCAGACTGTGCACCCAGCGCATGACCAGGCTGGCGTCCGAAGCCAGATATGAAACCGCCGCCGAAGTTCGAGACGCGATGCGCTCGGCCATGTCGACGGCGGCACGAGCCGAGTCCGCTCAAGCGCTGAGGGCCGTGCCCGAGATCCTTGCCCACTCCCCCGGGCCCGACGGCGGACTCGACCTCGCCGTCATCCGCCACGGCAAGCTGGCCGCCGCCTCGCACGTCCGTGGTTCTCGGGCAGTCGCGGATTCATCGGCGGCGATACGGGCGACCGCGGAATGGGTGCCTGCACCCGGTCCGTTCCCGGCGGACACCGATTCCCTGCCGGAGGAGACGCGCGTCCTGTCGCAGTGGCTGCAGACGGCCACCCTGATCACCGAGCAGGGAGCGTGGTCGCTCCCACGCTCCGGTGCCAACTTCCATGCACAGGAGTCAGGAACGGTTCGTCTCGGCGACGCGGTGTGA
- a CDS encoding alpha/beta hydrolase: protein MEIDYSPQSVPTAPYRQMAEESDTAVLFLHGITGSPAAWFPIARALSVRRLSVSAPLLPGHGTRWQDLNATTWSDWLEAARVEFDALSREHSRVVVSGLSMGGALALALGAGDSSPAELVLVNPALHIDSPLTPFLPVLKHVVSSVPAIAGDIAHPDRCEYAYDRTPVAAIASFASAQRRLCEDLWHVECPVTLLVSGRDGVVGPRTLRTLRAHLPRRPEIVSLRRSQHVATLDNDAELIAEVILTKARPSTAAPEGTAEHRE from the coding sequence ATGGAGATCGACTACTCACCGCAATCGGTGCCCACTGCACCTTACCGGCAGATGGCTGAGGAGTCAGACACTGCAGTGCTGTTTCTCCACGGGATCACCGGGTCGCCCGCCGCCTGGTTCCCCATCGCCCGAGCTCTCAGCGTTCGCCGACTCAGCGTCAGCGCGCCGCTGCTGCCGGGCCATGGCACTCGCTGGCAGGATCTCAACGCCACGACATGGTCCGACTGGCTGGAAGCGGCGAGGGTCGAGTTCGACGCCCTCTCGCGCGAGCACTCACGCGTCGTCGTGTCAGGACTGTCCATGGGCGGGGCTCTCGCACTGGCGCTCGGTGCCGGGGACTCGTCCCCTGCCGAACTGGTCCTGGTGAATCCGGCGCTGCACATCGACTCTCCTCTCACTCCCTTCCTGCCCGTTCTCAAGCACGTCGTGTCGTCGGTGCCGGCGATCGCCGGAGACATCGCCCATCCTGACCGATGCGAGTACGCCTACGACCGCACCCCCGTCGCGGCCATCGCCTCGTTCGCCTCTGCGCAGAGAAGGCTGTGCGAGGACCTGTGGCACGTCGAGTGCCCCGTCACCCTCCTCGTCTCCGGCCGCGATGGCGTCGTCGGCCCACGTACTCTGAGGACCCTGCGTGCCCACCTGCCCCGACGTCCTGAGATCGTGTCCTTGCGACGCTCCCAGCACGTGGCCACCTTGGACAATGATGCAGAGCTGATCGCCGAGGTGATCCTGACGAAGGCGAGGCCCTCCACTGCCGCACCGGAGGGCACCGCGGAGCACAGGGAATAG
- a CDS encoding 1-acyl-sn-glycerol-3-phosphate acyltransferase, giving the protein MFYWFLKRVLAGPILRMLFRPWVRGLDNLPSDGPAIIAGNHNHFMDSIFVPLLAPRPVVYLAKKDYFTGRGLKGAVTRWFFKLNNQLPMDRAGGTGSQASLESGLKVLGEGNSLGIYPEGTRSPDGKLYRGRTGVARLVLESGAPVIPVAIIGTDKIQPPGRLIPKFRRVGIVFGSAMDFSKYEGLPADRFLLRSVTDEIMYEIMRLSGQEYVDKYASSVKTKLLTSSKPKRTEGSKPADQRKKGSTAEGADEAPDESD; this is encoded by the coding sequence GTGTTCTACTGGTTTCTCAAGCGAGTCCTGGCCGGACCCATACTGCGGATGCTCTTCCGGCCCTGGGTTCGGGGACTGGACAACCTCCCCTCCGACGGGCCCGCGATCATCGCCGGAAACCACAACCACTTCATGGACTCGATCTTCGTTCCCCTACTCGCTCCTCGCCCGGTGGTCTATCTGGCCAAGAAGGACTACTTCACGGGACGCGGCCTCAAGGGCGCTGTCACCCGTTGGTTCTTCAAGCTCAACAATCAGCTGCCGATGGACAGAGCTGGCGGAACCGGATCCCAGGCGTCCTTGGAGTCCGGTCTCAAGGTGCTCGGGGAGGGGAATTCCCTCGGGATCTACCCAGAGGGGACACGTTCACCGGACGGCAAGCTCTACCGTGGACGCACCGGCGTCGCCCGCCTCGTTCTCGAATCCGGCGCCCCTGTGATCCCTGTGGCGATCATCGGCACCGACAAGATCCAGCCCCCGGGTCGACTCATCCCGAAATTCCGGCGCGTCGGAATCGTCTTCGGTTCCGCGATGGACTTCTCGAAGTACGAGGGCCTGCCGGCGGACAGGTTCCTGTTGCGTTCGGTCACCGACGAGATCATGTACGAGATCATGAGGCTCTCGGGCCAGGAATACGTGGACAAATACGCGTCGAGCGTCAAAACGAAGCTGCTCACGAGCTCCAAGCCGAAGAGGACCGAGGGGTCGAAGCCTGCCGATCAGCGGAAGAAGGGGTCCACCGCCGAGGGCGCCGATGAGGCCCCTGACGAGTCCGACTGA
- a CDS encoding MerR family transcriptional regulator, which translates to MNRSSHESVETTPIPPAAQGLLFDDDLPVLDEEAGYRGPTVCNVVGISYRRLDYWARTDLVAPSIRNATGSGSQRLYSFRDILVLKIVKRLLDTGVGLQSIRTAVDHLRSRGVRDLSQITLMSDGASVFECTSPDEVVDLLQGGQGVFGIAVGRVWNEVEGSLSELPSERIPEDDSTVVEMDELAQRRAQKLG; encoded by the coding sequence GTGAACCGCTCAAGTCATGAAAGCGTCGAGACGACGCCGATACCGCCAGCCGCCCAAGGACTGCTGTTCGACGACGATCTGCCCGTCCTCGACGAAGAGGCGGGTTACCGTGGTCCGACCGTGTGCAATGTCGTCGGCATCAGCTACCGTCGCCTCGACTACTGGGCACGCACCGACCTGGTGGCTCCGTCTATCCGCAATGCAACGGGATCGGGCAGTCAGCGGCTCTACAGCTTCCGTGACATCCTCGTCCTCAAGATCGTCAAGCGGCTCCTCGACACCGGCGTCGGTCTGCAGTCGATCCGCACAGCGGTCGACCATCTGCGATCACGCGGTGTCCGCGATCTCTCACAGATCACTCTCATGTCGGATGGGGCCAGCGTGTTCGAATGCACTTCGCCCGATGAGGTCGTCGACCTTCTGCAGGGCGGACAGGGTGTCTTCGGCATCGCCGTCGGACGCGTCTGGAACGAAGTCGAGGGAAGCCTCTCGGAACTGCCGAGCGAACGCATCCCCGAAGACGACTCCACCGTCGTGGAGATGGACGAACTCGCTCAGCGAAGGGCACAGAAGCTCGGCTGA
- a CDS encoding AAA family ATPase — translation MLVLSISSLKGGVGKTSVTLGLASAAYNRGIPTLAVDIDPQADSSTGLDVPTSTRVDIADVLAAPKSEKILSEAIIPSGWVGDKLGHLDVISGSPRVAEFDRPSLSERYLRRLEDALSRVAKGYRLVLIDCPPSLNGLTRTAWTASNRVAVVTEPSLFSVAAADRALRAADELRQRGTSEIQPLGLVINRVRSGSNEHDYRIGEMREMFGPLVLNPPLAERAVMQQAQGSARPIHSWPGKPAEEVATSFDTLLERALRSENIRSRKDTNQ, via the coding sequence GTGCTTGTCCTAAGTATCAGCAGCCTCAAAGGCGGAGTCGGTAAGACGTCCGTGACACTCGGTCTTGCCTCGGCCGCTTACAACCGAGGAATTCCGACCTTGGCCGTCGACATAGATCCGCAAGCGGATTCGTCGACCGGCCTGGACGTCCCGACCTCGACACGGGTCGATATCGCCGATGTGCTCGCTGCCCCCAAGTCGGAGAAGATCCTGTCCGAGGCGATCATCCCCTCGGGGTGGGTGGGCGACAAGCTCGGTCATCTCGACGTGATCTCCGGCTCCCCCAGGGTCGCGGAATTCGATAGGCCCTCTTTGTCCGAGCGCTACCTTCGACGTCTCGAAGACGCTCTGAGCCGCGTGGCCAAGGGCTATCGCCTCGTACTCATCGACTGCCCGCCCAGCCTCAACGGACTCACACGAACCGCCTGGACGGCCAGCAACCGCGTCGCGGTGGTGACTGAGCCCAGCCTGTTCTCAGTGGCGGCGGCGGACCGTGCGCTCCGAGCGGCGGATGAGCTCCGCCAGCGGGGCACTTCGGAGATTCAACCGTTGGGACTCGTCATCAACCGGGTCCGTTCCGGATCCAATGAACACGACTATCGGATCGGTGAGATGCGGGAGATGTTCGGGCCGCTGGTCCTCAACCCTCCTCTGGCCGAACGTGCAGTGATGCAGCAGGCGCAGGGCTCGGCTCGCCCCATCCACTCCTGGCCGGGAAAACCGGCCGAGGAAGTGGCGACGTCTTTCGACACACTGCTCGAACGCGCCCTGCGCTCGGAGAACATCCGTTCACGCAAGGACACGAACCAATAA
- a CDS encoding pyruvate carboxylase, with protein sequence MFSKVLVANRGEIAVRAFRAAYELGASTVAVFPYEDRNSEHRMKADEAYMIGEEGHPVRAYLSVEEMLRVAGECGADAIYPGYGFLSENPDLARACHEAGITFVGPEADVLELAGNKVQALAAARSAGIPVLDSTRPSADVAQLLADAESMEYPLFVKAVAGGGGRGMRRVAESSQLEDALKAAMREAEGAFGDPTVFIEQAVQRPRHIEVQVLADNDSNAIHLFERDCSVQRRHQKVVEIAPAPNLDPAIADALHTDALKFAEALGYQNAGTVEFLLETDGPRKGQHVFIEMNPRIQVEHTVTEEITDIDLVASQMRVASGDTLAEIGLTQDEMRIKGAALQCRITTEDPANAFRPDTGTITAYRSAGGAGVRLDGGTVHAGASVSAHFDSMLVKLTCRGRDFGQAISRARRALAEFRIRGVSSNIGFLRAVLEDDSFIAGDLATSFIEERPHLLDARVSADRGSKILDYLADVTVNRPNGEPTVRIRPGEKLPDIDLGTDPRPGSRDHLLEAGPVGFAQSLRNQTPLAVTDTTFRDAHQSLLATRVRTRDLLAVAGHVSRMTPELLSIEAWGGATYDVALRFLGEDPWERLAALRTAVPNINLQMLLRGRNTVGYTPYPTQVTDAFVDEAARTGIDIFRIFDALNDVSQMRPAIDAVRATNTTIAEVALCYTSDILDPSEELYTLDYYLNLAEQIVDAGAHVLAIKDMAGLLRPAAATKLVTALRENFDLPVHVHTHDTAGGQLATLCAAAAAGADAVDGASAAMAGTTSQPSLSALVAAFENTERDTGISLDAVSDLEPYWESVRKVYAPFESGLAGPTGRVYRHEIPGGQLSNLRQQAVALGLGERFEEIERMYAAADSILGHLVKVTPSSKVVGDLALHLVGAGVDPEEFAENPDRFDIPDSVIGFLNGDLGDPPGGWPEPFRSKALAGRAHKAVSEDLDPEDAAALETPGAERQAKLNSLLFPGPTREFESMRANYGDLSVVETSEYLYGLTAGEEHAVELAKGKDLLIGVQAISGTDERGMRSVMFTLNGQLRPLQVRDHSVESEVKTAEKADPSNSGHVASPFAGVVTLQVKEGDRVEAGAAVATIEAMKMEASITTQSAGTVTRVAIGDVQQLEGGDLVVVIDG encoded by the coding sequence ATGTTCTCTAAAGTTCTTGTGGCAAATCGTGGAGAGATCGCCGTTCGTGCGTTCCGTGCAGCGTACGAACTCGGTGCCTCCACTGTCGCTGTTTTCCCCTACGAGGATCGGAACTCCGAACACAGGATGAAGGCCGACGAGGCCTACATGATCGGCGAGGAGGGGCACCCCGTGCGTGCCTATCTCAGCGTCGAGGAGATGCTTCGCGTCGCCGGGGAGTGCGGGGCGGACGCCATCTACCCCGGCTACGGCTTCCTGTCGGAGAACCCCGATCTGGCACGTGCGTGTCACGAGGCGGGAATCACCTTCGTCGGCCCCGAGGCCGATGTCCTCGAGCTCGCCGGCAACAAGGTGCAGGCCCTGGCGGCCGCACGCAGCGCCGGAATTCCCGTACTCGACTCCACCCGTCCCTCTGCCGACGTCGCACAGCTGCTCGCGGACGCGGAATCCATGGAATATCCGCTCTTCGTCAAGGCGGTCGCAGGCGGCGGTGGTCGCGGAATGCGACGCGTGGCCGAATCCTCGCAGCTCGAAGACGCTCTCAAGGCGGCGATGCGCGAAGCCGAGGGCGCCTTCGGCGACCCGACGGTCTTCATCGAACAGGCCGTGCAGCGTCCCCGTCACATCGAGGTCCAGGTCCTTGCCGACAACGATTCGAATGCGATTCATCTCTTCGAACGCGACTGCTCGGTCCAGCGCCGCCACCAGAAGGTCGTTGAGATCGCCCCGGCTCCCAATCTCGATCCGGCAATCGCCGATGCGCTTCACACAGATGCGCTGAAGTTCGCCGAGGCACTCGGGTACCAGAACGCGGGAACCGTCGAGTTCCTCCTCGAGACCGATGGGCCGCGCAAGGGCCAGCACGTCTTCATCGAGATGAACCCCCGCATCCAGGTCGAGCACACCGTCACCGAGGAGATCACGGACATCGACCTCGTCGCATCCCAGATGCGCGTCGCTTCGGGCGACACCCTGGCTGAGATCGGTCTGACCCAGGACGAGATGCGGATCAAGGGCGCCGCCCTGCAGTGCCGCATCACCACCGAAGATCCGGCCAACGCCTTTCGGCCCGACACGGGGACCATCACCGCCTATCGCTCTGCAGGCGGAGCCGGCGTGCGTCTCGACGGCGGAACCGTCCATGCCGGTGCTTCGGTCAGCGCCCACTTCGATTCCATGTTGGTCAAACTCACGTGCCGTGGGCGCGACTTCGGTCAGGCGATCTCCCGCGCACGACGGGCTCTGGCAGAGTTCCGCATCCGTGGCGTGTCATCGAACATCGGATTCCTGCGGGCGGTGCTCGAGGATGACTCGTTCATCGCCGGTGACCTCGCCACCTCCTTCATCGAGGAACGTCCGCATCTCCTCGACGCTCGTGTGAGCGCGGACCGCGGTTCGAAGATCCTCGACTACCTCGCCGACGTCACGGTCAACCGACCCAATGGGGAGCCCACCGTCCGGATCCGCCCGGGCGAGAAGCTGCCCGATATCGACCTCGGCACGGACCCGAGGCCGGGAAGCCGCGATCATCTCCTCGAGGCCGGACCGGTCGGCTTCGCTCAGTCTCTGCGGAACCAGACCCCTCTGGCGGTCACCGACACCACATTCCGCGACGCCCATCAGTCTCTGCTGGCCACTCGCGTGCGCACCCGTGATCTTCTGGCCGTCGCCGGCCACGTGTCCCGGATGACGCCCGAGCTGCTGAGCATCGAGGCCTGGGGCGGTGCCACCTATGATGTGGCACTGCGCTTCCTCGGCGAGGATCCCTGGGAACGGCTGGCGGCACTGCGGACGGCCGTGCCCAACATCAATCTGCAGATGCTCCTGCGCGGGCGCAACACCGTCGGCTACACCCCGTACCCGACTCAGGTCACCGACGCCTTCGTCGACGAGGCCGCTCGTACGGGCATCGACATCTTCCGCATCTTCGATGCCCTCAACGACGTTTCGCAGATGCGTCCGGCCATCGACGCCGTCAGGGCCACGAACACCACGATCGCCGAGGTCGCCTTGTGCTACACCTCGGACATCCTCGATCCGAGCGAAGAGCTGTACACGCTCGACTACTACCTGAATCTGGCCGAGCAGATCGTCGACGCCGGTGCCCATGTACTCGCGATCAAGGACATGGCCGGCCTGCTCCGCCCGGCCGCCGCGACGAAACTCGTCACGGCGCTGCGGGAGAACTTCGATCTGCCCGTCCACGTCCATACCCACGACACCGCCGGTGGTCAGTTGGCGACTCTGTGCGCCGCAGCGGCCGCGGGTGCCGATGCAGTCGACGGTGCCTCTGCCGCCATGGCCGGCACCACCAGCCAGCCGAGCCTGTCGGCCCTGGTCGCGGCGTTCGAGAACACCGAACGCGATACGGGCATCAGCCTCGACGCCGTCAGCGACCTCGAGCCGTACTGGGAATCGGTGCGCAAGGTCTATGCACCATTCGAATCGGGATTGGCGGGACCGACGGGGCGCGTCTACCGGCACGAGATTCCGGGCGGCCAGCTGTCGAACCTGCGCCAGCAGGCCGTGGCGCTGGGCCTGGGGGAGCGGTTCGAGGAGATCGAGCGCATGTACGCTGCGGCCGATTCGATCCTCGGCCACCTGGTCAAGGTCACCCCGTCGTCGAAAGTCGTCGGCGACCTCGCTCTCCATCTCGTCGGAGCCGGCGTCGATCCGGAGGAGTTCGCTGAGAACCCTGACAGGTTCGACATTCCGGATTCGGTGATCGGCTTCCTCAACGGCGACCTCGGCGATCCCCCCGGCGGTTGGCCCGAGCCGTTCCGTTCGAAGGCTCTGGCCGGGCGCGCGCACAAAGCCGTGTCCGAAGACCTCGATCCCGAGGATGCTGCGGCGCTGGAGACACCGGGCGCTGAACGACAGGCGAAGCTCAACTCTCTCCTGTTCCCCGGACCGACGAGGGAATTCGAGTCGATGCGGGCCAACTACGGCGATCTCTCCGTCGTCGAGACCTCCGAATACCTCTACGGTCTGACCGCAGGCGAAGAGCACGCGGTCGAACTCGCGAAGGGCAAGGACCTCCTCATCGGGGTGCAGGCGATCAGCGGCACCGACGAACGGGGAATGCGGTCGGTGATGTTCACCCTCAACGGTCAGCTGCGTCCTCTGCAGGTCAGAGACCATTCCGTCGAAAGCGAAGTCAAGACCGCGGAGAAAGCGGATCCGTCGAACTCCGGCCATGTGGCCAGCCCCTTCGCCGGAGTCGTCACGTTGCAGGTCAAAGAGGGCGACCGGGTCGAAGCCGGTGCAGCGGTTGCGACGATCGAGGCCATGAAGATGGAAGCCTCCATCACCACCCAGAGCGCGGGCACGGTCACCCGAGTCGCGATCGGCGACGTCCAGCAGCTCGAGGGAGGCGACCTCGTGGTGGTCATCGATGGCTGA
- a CDS encoding peptide deformylase — protein sequence MAERDIRLWGDPVLRSPCAPVTVFDEGLESLAQDLVDTSLPEGRAAVAAPQIGVGVRAFGFDLDGRTGYVINPEVVEVGGALRDIEEGCLSVPGLFFPTPRYEFARVRGVDADNSPVEISGTEVFAQMLQHEVAHLDGQVYIQTLPTDRRREAMKAIRGSDWFLAKQP from the coding sequence ATGGCTGAACGCGACATCCGACTGTGGGGTGATCCGGTGCTGCGCAGCCCGTGCGCACCGGTCACCGTCTTCGACGAGGGCCTGGAGTCTTTGGCCCAGGACCTCGTGGACACGTCTCTGCCAGAGGGACGGGCTGCCGTGGCGGCGCCACAGATCGGAGTCGGAGTCCGGGCGTTCGGTTTCGACCTCGACGGCCGTACGGGGTACGTCATCAACCCCGAAGTCGTCGAGGTCGGCGGAGCGCTACGTGACATCGAGGAAGGGTGCCTGTCAGTGCCGGGCCTGTTCTTCCCCACACCGCGCTACGAGTTCGCCCGTGTGCGCGGTGTGGATGCGGACAACTCCCCGGTCGAGATCTCCGGCACGGAGGTCTTCGCGCAGATGCTCCAGCACGAGGTCGCCCACCTCGACGGTCAGGTCTACATCCAGACCCTGCCCACGGACCGCCGTCGAGAAGCGATGAAGGCCATCCGCGGTTCGGATTGGTTCCTGGCCAAACAGCCGTGA
- a CDS encoding 3-hydroxybutyryl-CoA dehydrogenase — MSIQRTAVIGSGLMGAGIAEVLAKAGLDVIVREINDEASAAGRRRIEKSLAKAVDKGKLDAAARDAALGRLSFTTDITDLSDRQLVIEAASENEDIKKSIFSELDEVVTDPEAILASNTSSMPIIRFAQSTSRPERVLGVHFFNPAPVQPLVEIVSSVTTADSVRDTVTGFVAEVLGKNPIQAQDRPGFIVNALLIPYLCSAVRMLESGFATKEDIDAGMVGGCAHPMGPISLVDLVGLDTCLYAAQSMYAETGDPATQPPVLLSRMVDAGLLGVKSGRGFYDY, encoded by the coding sequence ATGAGCATTCAACGCACCGCCGTCATCGGAAGCGGACTCATGGGCGCCGGCATCGCCGAGGTGCTGGCGAAGGCGGGACTCGACGTCATCGTCCGCGAGATCAACGATGAAGCTTCCGCCGCTGGGCGGCGCCGGATCGAGAAGTCCCTCGCAAAGGCCGTGGACAAAGGCAAGCTGGATGCCGCGGCCCGCGATGCGGCCCTGGGACGACTGAGCTTCACGACCGACATCACAGACCTCTCCGACCGCCAACTGGTCATCGAGGCCGCCAGCGAGAACGAGGACATCAAGAAGTCGATCTTCTCGGAACTTGATGAGGTCGTCACCGATCCCGAAGCGATCCTCGCCTCGAACACCTCCTCGATGCCGATCATCCGTTTCGCACAGTCGACCTCACGACCGGAACGGGTCCTGGGGGTCCACTTCTTCAATCCGGCTCCGGTTCAGCCGCTTGTCGAGATCGTCTCCTCGGTGACCACGGCCGACTCGGTCCGTGACACGGTCACCGGGTTCGTCGCCGAGGTGCTGGGCAAGAATCCGATTCAGGCCCAGGATCGTCCGGGGTTCATCGTCAACGCCCTGCTCATCCCGTACCTGTGCAGTGCGGTCCGCATGCTCGAGTCCGGGTTCGCGACGAAGGAGGACATCGACGCCGGAATGGTCGGCGGCTGCGCCCACCCGATGGGACCGATCTCGCTCGTCGACCTCGTCGGCCTCGACACGTGTCTGTACGCGGCTCAGAGCATGTACGCGGAGACGGGTGATCCGGCCACCCAACCTCCGGTTCTGCTCTCACGCATGGTCGATGCCGGGCTGCTCGGAGTGAAGTCGGGCCGCGGGTTCTACGACTACTGA
- a CDS encoding aminotransferase class I/II-fold pyridoxal phosphate-dependent enzyme: protein MSRTSELQAELEKASTTYEEFAARGLKLDITRGKPASEQLDLAADLLTAVTGDDASTPSGVDTRNYGGLDGIIELRELFSPLLKVPSDQLMAGGNASLTLMAQALTFALLHGTAVDSRPWGQGPHKIICPVPGYDRHFTLAESLGFELLSIPMDSDGPVVAEAQRLAEDETVKGMWLVPMYSNPTGVTITEERARELAAMPAASADFTLLWDNAYGLHHLREHHPEVLDILRICAEAGHPERPWIFASTSKITHAGAGVSFFGAGPETMSWFHANLAKISIGPDKVNQLRHLRFFKDPAGVEEHMRRHAAIIAPKFDAVLDTLERELGGTDLARWTHPDGGYFITLTTLEGTADRIVKLAAEAGVKLTPAGATHPYGLDPANNVIRIAPTMPTAEDVELAAQGLVACVKLASYEKLLAG from the coding sequence ATGTCCCGCACGTCAGAGCTGCAGGCAGAGTTGGAGAAGGCGTCCACCACCTACGAGGAATTCGCTGCCAGAGGGTTGAAGCTCGATATCACCCGAGGCAAGCCCGCGAGCGAACAGCTCGACCTCGCTGCCGATCTGCTGACCGCGGTGACCGGCGACGATGCGAGCACTCCCAGCGGCGTCGACACTCGCAACTACGGGGGTCTGGACGGGATCATCGAGCTGCGTGAGCTCTTCTCCCCTCTGCTCAAGGTCCCTTCCGACCAGTTGATGGCCGGTGGCAATGCCTCGCTGACCCTCATGGCCCAGGCGCTGACGTTCGCCCTCCTGCACGGGACCGCCGTCGACTCGCGCCCCTGGGGACAGGGGCCGCACAAGATCATCTGCCCCGTACCCGGCTATGACCGGCACTTCACCCTGGCCGAATCTCTGGGCTTCGAACTCCTCAGCATTCCCATGGACTCGGACGGTCCGGTCGTCGCCGAGGCGCAGCGTCTGGCCGAGGACGAAACGGTCAAGGGCATGTGGTTGGTACCCATGTACTCGAATCCGACGGGCGTCACGATCACCGAGGAGCGGGCCCGAGAGCTCGCCGCGATGCCCGCAGCCTCGGCCGACTTCACACTGCTGTGGGACAACGCCTACGGCCTGCACCACCTGCGCGAGCACCATCCCGAGGTCCTCGACATCCTTCGCATCTGCGCCGAGGCGGGGCATCCGGAACGGCCATGGATATTCGCATCGACGTCGAAGATCACCCATGCGGGCGCCGGGGTCTCATTCTTCGGTGCGGGGCCGGAGACGATGAGCTGGTTCCATGCGAACCTGGCAAAGATCTCGATCGGGCCCGACAAGGTCAACCAGCTGCGTCACCTGCGCTTCTTCAAAGATCCGGCCGGTGTCGAAGAGCATATGCGCAGGCACGCCGCGATCATCGCCCCGAAGTTCGATGCCGTTCTCGACACCCTTGAACGGGAACTCGGCGGGACCGACCTGGCACGGTGGACCCACCCGGACGGTGGGTACTTCATCACCCTGACCACCCTGGAGGGCACGGCGGACCGAATCGTGAAGTTGGCCGCCGAGGCGGGGGTGAAGCTGACTCCGGCAGGTGCCACGCACCCCTATGGTCTGGATCCGGCCAACAACGTCATCCGCATCGCACCGACCATGCCGACGGCCGAGGACGTGGAGCTGGCAGCCCAGGGACTCGTCGCCTGTGTGAAGTTGGCCAGCTACGAGAAGCTTCTGGCCGGCTGA